Proteins co-encoded in one bacterium genomic window:
- a CDS encoding MotA/TolQ/ExbB proton channel family protein: MNIKWMTSLMLAVTATTGLAETTAGNGDLMAQKVSLMEMLSRGGVVMVALGVMSIVGLALVIYFFFILRRSQVVPQMLKDDVLDKLEAGELADARSACGYKPCAFSEVAVAAIDYARTGDISPALMKDVVESEGGRQALIIQGQTQYLFDLAVLSPMVGLLGTVFGMIHAFNAVALDLTKAKPMLLAAGVGEALIATAAGLIVGIPAMAFYAYFRNRSARIIAELEVSSGQVVNILLSKRGK, encoded by the coding sequence ATGAATATAAAATGGATGACGAGCTTGATGCTGGCAGTGACGGCAACCACGGGGCTGGCCGAGACGACGGCGGGCAACGGGGATCTCATGGCCCAGAAGGTATCCCTGATGGAGATGCTGAGCCGCGGGGGCGTGGTGATGGTGGCCCTCGGGGTGATGTCCATTGTGGGGCTGGCCCTGGTGATCTACTTTTTCTTCATTTTGCGGCGCAGTCAGGTGGTGCCGCAGATGCTGAAGGATGATGTGCTGGATAAGCTGGAAGCCGGGGAACTGGCGGATGCCCGGTCAGCCTGCGGCTATAAGCCCTGCGCCTTCTCCGAGGTGGCGGTCGCCGCCATCGACTATGCGCGTACCGGTGACATCTCACCGGCGCTGATGAAGGATGTTGTGGAATCCGAGGGCGGGCGGCAGGCGCTCATCATCCAGGGGCAGACCCAATACCTGTTTGACCTGGCGGTGCTCTCGCCGATGGTCGGTTTGCTGGGTACGGTCTTCGGCATGATCCATGCCTTTAATGCCGTGGCGCTGGACTTGACCAAAGCCAAGCCCATGCTGTTGGCGGCGGGGGTGGGCGAGGCGTTGATTGCCACGGCGGCGGGCTTGATTGTCGGTATTCCGGCGATGGCCTTTTATGCGTATTTCCGGAACCGCTCGGCCCGGATCATTGCCGAGCTTGAGGTGTCTTCCGGCCAGGTGGTGAACATCCTGTTGAGCAAGAGGGGTAAATGA
- a CDS encoding biopolymer transporter ExbD, with protein MNFRGRHQPNPIAFQIAPMVDFLLVLLCYSIMSQIFTQWEAELDVKLPTASSAKIEQRLPGEIILNVMKNGTTVVNGRKLNDPELSALLKRLVVLFPGQPVLLRADSETAYQHVIHVLDLCRQADIWNVSFATGLVEKKGE; from the coding sequence ATGAACTTCCGGGGACGGCATCAACCTAATCCCATCGCCTTTCAGATAGCGCCGATGGTCGACTTTTTGCTGGTACTGCTCTGTTACTCCATCATGAGTCAGATCTTTACGCAGTGGGAAGCCGAGTTGGATGTCAAGTTGCCTACGGCCTCTTCTGCCAAGATTGAACAACGCCTGCCGGGCGAAATCATCCTGAATGTGATGAAAAATGGCACCACGGTGGTCAATGGCCGGAAATTGAATGATCCGGAACTCTCGGCCTTGTTGAAGCGACTGGTCGTGCTCTTCCCCGGTCAGCCGGTGTTGCTGCGGGCCGACAGTGAGACCGCCTATCAACACGTGATCCACGTTCTGGATCTCTGCCGGCAGGCTGACATCTGGAATGTCTCGTTTGCCACCGGGTTGGTTGAAAAGAAGGGCGAGTAG
- a CDS encoding tetratricopeptide repeat protein, giving the protein MRSRRSLCAVLCCVFVWSTLHVLALNEVEQLQFADGLYSRGMWETALKEYQSYLTQNPHTGSNDVVTYRMGECYRSLGRLPEADQAYQRVFEEFPAGEFHYRAGLRRAELMEQGGKPDDQIQLLKTMLKGSPMPEMGAACQFALGVALEKQGKLDEAAKAYDAVLTQYAGTQLIPYAALALAGLDRRGEGKRAALLYGLAAAAPGSPRMGAEALFQLGDFCYSRKDYDGAAQAYDKLATLYPKDERVAQSRLQQAWSLYNARRYAEALTVCEEVPKTPEWLYLKANCLRQVMKNEEAASTYAELLKSNPAGDMAATAAYERALTLFKLGRFQAAFDQAKGLIAVDRVKRDVCWLLAESSAALNDEAGAVQYYRMLLDQYPDSPLAGDALYRLAHLLQKKGDYLQAAELFGRLAADFPKHELVAQAIFAQASCLGTAKKPEQAVAAYARLLEKYPQSRFVEDALYQKAISETYLRRDAQSMETWRELLSKFPATKYVADARFWSGVLLEESGKLEESEIAFRQVLTVTPPPSDDLRLRASFRLALVLQRREKPDEAAPLLQDLIATPMREKFPAELLEWLGEYQLKKQDYAKAAQVTELLLAQAKTENWKQTAWCLKGKVLMGQGKNEEARQAFERVTGVDFKSQALAEAWLKLGELSLLANEADKAKRAFEESATLAATDTLLAIRVQAYAGIGKALKVRGDHAGAARHFLSVAVLFDDPVLVPECLYEAASEFSAAGRGDDAAKARKELLERYPDSDWAKKK; this is encoded by the coding sequence ATGCGGTCACGGCGGTCCTTGTGTGCGGTGCTTTGCTGTGTGTTCGTATGGAGCACCTTGCATGTGTTGGCCCTCAATGAGGTGGAACAGTTGCAATTTGCCGATGGCCTCTATTCCCGTGGCATGTGGGAAACGGCCCTGAAAGAGTATCAGTCCTATCTCACGCAGAATCCGCACACTGGCTCCAATGATGTGGTGACCTACCGGATGGGGGAATGTTACCGGTCACTGGGCCGGCTCCCCGAGGCGGATCAGGCGTATCAGCGCGTATTTGAAGAGTTTCCCGCCGGTGAGTTCCATTACCGGGCGGGCTTGCGCCGGGCTGAGCTTATGGAACAGGGCGGTAAGCCCGATGATCAGATTCAGTTGCTCAAGACCATGCTGAAGGGGAGCCCGATGCCCGAGATGGGCGCGGCCTGCCAGTTTGCGCTGGGGGTGGCGCTCGAGAAGCAGGGCAAGCTGGATGAGGCGGCCAAAGCGTATGATGCGGTGTTGACGCAGTATGCCGGGACCCAGTTGATTCCCTATGCGGCCCTGGCCCTGGCGGGGCTTGACCGTCGTGGGGAGGGGAAGCGGGCGGCCCTGCTTTATGGCCTGGCGGCGGCGGCACCGGGTTCCCCGCGGATGGGCGCCGAGGCCCTGTTCCAGCTGGGTGACTTCTGTTACTCCCGCAAGGACTATGACGGGGCCGCTCAGGCCTATGACAAACTGGCGACGCTGTATCCCAAGGATGAGCGGGTCGCCCAATCGCGCCTTCAGCAGGCCTGGTCCCTATACAATGCCCGGCGCTATGCGGAAGCCTTGACCGTTTGTGAAGAGGTCCCTAAGACCCCGGAATGGCTCTATCTCAAGGCGAATTGCCTGCGGCAGGTCATGAAAAACGAGGAGGCGGCCAGCACCTATGCCGAACTGCTGAAGAGCAATCCCGCGGGCGATATGGCGGCGACGGCGGCGTATGAGCGGGCCCTGACCTTATTCAAACTCGGGCGTTTTCAGGCGGCATTCGACCAGGCCAAGGGGCTGATTGCGGTGGACCGCGTGAAGCGGGATGTCTGCTGGCTTTTGGCGGAATCCAGCGCGGCGCTCAATGATGAGGCGGGTGCCGTGCAGTACTACCGGATGCTGTTGGATCAATACCCGGATTCCCCGCTGGCAGGGGATGCCTTGTACCGGCTGGCTCATCTGCTGCAGAAGAAGGGGGATTACTTGCAGGCGGCGGAGTTGTTTGGCCGCTTGGCCGCGGATTTCCCGAAACATGAATTGGTGGCCCAGGCGATCTTTGCCCAGGCGTCCTGTCTGGGGACGGCGAAGAAGCCGGAGCAGGCCGTGGCGGCGTATGCCCGGTTGCTGGAAAAATACCCACAAAGCCGCTTTGTTGAAGACGCCCTTTATCAGAAGGCGATCAGTGAGACCTATTTGCGGCGGGATGCCCAGTCGATGGAAACCTGGCGCGAGCTGCTTTCAAAGTTTCCGGCCACGAAATATGTGGCCGATGCCCGTTTCTGGAGTGGCGTCCTATTGGAGGAGTCCGGCAAACTCGAGGAATCCGAAATCGCCTTTCGACAGGTGTTGACCGTGACGCCGCCTCCGTCCGACGACTTGCGGCTGCGGGCCAGTTTCCGGTTGGCGTTGGTCTTGCAGCGGCGGGAAAAGCCCGACGAGGCCGCCCCCCTGCTTCAGGACTTGATTGCCACCCCGATGCGCGAAAAATTCCCGGCCGAGCTGCTGGAATGGCTGGGTGAGTACCAGCTGAAAAAACAGGACTATGCCAAGGCGGCCCAGGTGACGGAGTTATTGCTGGCTCAGGCCAAAACGGAAAACTGGAAGCAGACGGCCTGGTGTCTCAAGGGCAAAGTCCTGATGGGGCAGGGGAAGAACGAGGAGGCCCGGCAGGCGTTTGAGCGGGTGACGGGTGTGGATTTCAAGAGTCAGGCATTGGCTGAGGCGTGGCTTAAACTGGGTGAATTGAGCCTGTTGGCCAATGAGGCGGATAAGGCGAAGCGGGCGTTTGAGGAATCGGCCACATTGGCGGCCACCGACACCCTGCTGGCGATCCGTGTCCAGGCTTATGCGGGAATTGGCAAGGCCTTGAAGGTGCGGGGTGATCATGCCGGGGCCGCGCGTCATTTCCTGAGTGTGGCAGTATTGTTCGATGATCCTGTTCTAGTTCCGGAATGTCTTTACGAGGCGGCTTCGGAGTTTTCGGCGGCGGGTCGTGGGGATGACGCTGCGAAAGCCCGCAAGGAGCTGCTCGAACGTTACCCTGATAGCGATTGGGCCAAAAAGAAATAA